A section of the Cryobacterium soli genome encodes:
- a CDS encoding M4 family metallopeptidase yields the protein MTGTDHTQSPVPFIPPVRCGIVPPYILARLAEADDPRFSTASQAAKRSLGLDAPLRGLRLSERRTSALPTPPAPAVPGVPHRTISDALHLQTLPGRVVRTEGQPPVADVAVNEAYAGLGDTHDLFWRRYERDSIDGRGLPLDATVHYGREYDNAFWDGERMVFGDGDGEVFNRFTISLSVIAHELTHGVTQFSANLAYQGQSGALNESVSDVFGALVEQFAAGQDAATASWLIGAGLFTEQVQGQALRSMKAPGTAYDDDVLGTDPQPSSMSGYVETDEDYGGVHLNSGIPNRAFYLVAEALGGNAWEAPGQIWYDTLTGSALTSTIDFAGFARATATAASARYGEGSVEHDAVLAGWDGVGVTLGPLRAAS from the coding sequence ATGACAGGCACAGACCACACTCAGAGCCCCGTCCCGTTCATTCCCCCGGTGCGCTGCGGCATCGTTCCGCCGTACATTCTCGCCCGGCTGGCCGAGGCCGACGACCCGCGCTTCTCGACCGCTTCCCAAGCCGCGAAGCGGTCGCTCGGGCTGGACGCCCCGCTCCGCGGCCTGCGCCTGAGCGAGCGCCGCACCAGCGCCCTGCCCACGCCTCCGGCTCCGGCCGTTCCCGGTGTCCCCCACCGCACCATCAGCGATGCGCTGCACCTGCAGACGCTTCCCGGCCGGGTGGTGCGCACCGAGGGCCAGCCGCCCGTCGCGGATGTGGCGGTCAACGAGGCCTACGCCGGCCTCGGTGACACCCACGACTTATTCTGGCGCCGGTACGAGCGCGATTCCATCGATGGCCGGGGCCTGCCGCTCGACGCCACCGTGCACTACGGACGCGAGTACGACAACGCGTTCTGGGATGGCGAGCGCATGGTGTTCGGTGACGGCGACGGTGAGGTGTTCAACCGGTTCACCATCTCCCTGAGCGTGATCGCACACGAGCTCACCCACGGTGTCACCCAGTTCAGCGCGAACCTGGCCTACCAGGGCCAGTCCGGCGCCCTCAACGAGTCGGTCTCCGACGTGTTCGGCGCCCTGGTCGAGCAGTTCGCCGCCGGTCAGGATGCCGCAACGGCAAGTTGGCTGATCGGGGCGGGCCTGTTCACGGAGCAGGTGCAGGGCCAGGCGCTCCGCTCGATGAAGGCGCCGGGAACGGCGTACGACGACGACGTTCTGGGCACCGACCCGCAGCCGTCGTCGATGTCGGGCTATGTGGAGACCGACGAGGACTACGGCGGGGTGCACCTGAACTCGGGCATCCCCAACCGGGCCTTCTACCTGGTGGCCGAGGCGCTCGGCGGCAACGCCTGGGAGGCCCCTGGCCAGATCTGGTACGACACCCTGACCGGTTCCGCCCTGACCTCCACGATCGACTTCGCCGGGTTCGCCCGCGCCACGGCCACGGCGGCCTCCGCCCGCTACGGCGAGGGATCGGTCGAACACGACGCCGTGCTGGCCGGCTGGGACGGCGTGGGCGTCACGCTCGGTCCGTTGCGAGCCGCCTCCTGA
- a CDS encoding protealysin inhibitor emfourin — protein MKVVVSRSGGIAGLRVTWDVQVDEQPDAAAWVQFLDALPWDEAEGIAPEPDRYVYRIRCAPHEVVLAEPQVQGAWKDLVDRVRAASER, from the coding sequence ATGAAGGTCGTCGTCTCACGCAGTGGGGGCATCGCCGGGCTCCGGGTCACCTGGGACGTGCAGGTCGACGAACAACCGGATGCGGCGGCCTGGGTGCAGTTCCTCGACGCCCTGCCCTGGGACGAAGCCGAGGGCATCGCCCCGGAGCCCGACCGCTATGTCTACCGCATCCGCTGCGCACCGCACGAGGTCGTGCTCGCCGAACCCCAGGTCCAGGGCGCGTGGAAGGACCTCGTCGACCGGGTCCGCGCCGCCAGCGAACGCTGA
- a CDS encoding pyridoxamine 5'-phosphate oxidase family protein, translating to MDNNDLDPVQVLSNDECWELLISSSFGRLAAAVADDIEIFPLNFVAADQRLLFRTAEGTKLLALTVNNKVVLETDAIGRTDAWSVVVKGIARVLDTQAEIDAANALPLRPLVPTFKYIWVEVTPTEVSGRRFALEPEPERY from the coding sequence ATGGACAACAACGACCTTGACCCGGTTCAGGTTCTCAGCAACGACGAGTGCTGGGAGCTGCTGATCTCCTCGAGCTTCGGCCGGCTCGCGGCGGCGGTCGCCGACGACATCGAGATCTTTCCGCTCAACTTCGTCGCGGCGGACCAGCGTCTGTTGTTCCGCACGGCGGAGGGCACCAAGCTGCTCGCCCTCACCGTGAACAACAAGGTCGTCCTGGAAACCGACGCCATCGGCCGCACGGACGCCTGGAGCGTCGTGGTGAAGGGCATCGCCCGGGTGCTCGACACGCAGGCCGAGATCGACGCCGCGAACGCGTTGCCGCTGCGCCCCCTGGTGCCCACCTTCAAATACATCTGGGTGGAGGTCACTCCCACCGAGGTGTCCGGGCGCCGCTTTGCGCTGGAGCCCGAGCCCGAGCGCTACTGA
- a CDS encoding DUF167 domain-containing protein has protein sequence MTVSAEIVHVHVKPGSRKGPLVEADPAGTGVFTVYLQQRAVEGAANDALVRLLAKHFGVPRSAVGILRGHHSRIKQVRVERS, from the coding sequence ATGACGGTATCGGCAGAGATCGTGCACGTGCACGTGAAGCCGGGCAGCAGGAAGGGCCCGCTGGTGGAAGCCGACCCCGCCGGCACCGGAGTGTTCACGGTCTACCTGCAGCAGCGGGCGGTGGAGGGCGCCGCCAACGACGCCCTGGTGCGCCTGCTCGCCAAGCATTTCGGGGTGCCCCGGAGCGCCGTCGGCATTCTCCGGGGCCACCACTCACGAATCAAGCAGGTGCGGGTGGAGAGGTCCTAG
- a CDS encoding FKBP-type peptidyl-prolyl cis-trans isomerase produces MTDLNSKPELDFPEGPAPEQLDIVDIVVGDGAEAAPGATVDVHYLGVEYDTGEEFDSSWNRGQSINFPLGSLIAGWQQGIPGMKVGGRRKLTVPAHLAYGPAGSGHRLSGKTLIFVIDLLGVS; encoded by the coding sequence ATGACTGATCTGAACTCCAAGCCCGAACTCGACTTCCCGGAGGGCCCCGCGCCCGAACAGCTCGACATCGTCGACATCGTCGTCGGTGACGGCGCCGAGGCCGCTCCCGGCGCGACCGTCGACGTGCACTACCTCGGTGTCGAGTACGACACCGGCGAAGAATTCGACTCCTCCTGGAACCGGGGCCAGTCGATCAACTTCCCGCTCGGCTCCCTCATCGCCGGCTGGCAGCAGGGGATCCCCGGCATGAAGGTCGGCGGACGTCGCAAGCTCACCGTTCCCGCGCACCTGGCCTACGGCCCCGCCGGCTCCGGTCACCGCCTCTCCGGCAAGACCCTGATCTTCGTGATCGACCTGCTCGGCGTGAGCTAG
- a CDS encoding PrsW family intramembrane metalloprotease, whose protein sequence is MTLDPAGQPFPVPAQSPVPAQSPIPAQGAPIQSAVWSTPVRRTNVSTIVWATIGIVLAALALMLVLVYLSTFLGPGALLVCLVLALVPLTLVILAVRWIDRWEPEPRPALWFAFLWGAGVSIVTALVFDLGVQIVVATSGVARPEGDFAAAVIQAPLVEEAAKGFGILLLFWVIRGQFNGPIDGVVYAAMIAAGFAFSENIQYFGVAMLDGGLSDLGVTFLLRGVISPFAHVLFTACTGLAIGFAARRASGSRYLALVFLGFAAAVLLHAIWNGAFYFLTDDASLVGYYFLVQVPLFIGAILVVAMLRRQEERLTLRRLGDYAAVGWFTAAEVEMLATPRGRRQARAWAAAQPQARRLAMNRFIVDAARLASVRQRLVSAETLAHRRATARAIRQGPGADTAEEARLLGLLMRDRAEVIG, encoded by the coding sequence ATGACCCTCGACCCGGCCGGGCAGCCCTTCCCGGTGCCCGCTCAGAGCCCCGTACCCGCCCAGAGCCCCATCCCCGCCCAGGGCGCGCCCATCCAGAGCGCGGTCTGGAGCACTCCGGTGCGCCGCACCAACGTCAGCACGATCGTGTGGGCGACCATCGGCATCGTCCTTGCCGCGCTGGCCCTGATGCTGGTGCTGGTCTACCTCTCCACGTTCCTCGGCCCCGGCGCGCTGCTGGTCTGCCTGGTGCTTGCTCTGGTCCCGCTCACCCTGGTGATCCTGGCGGTGCGCTGGATCGACCGCTGGGAGCCGGAGCCGCGCCCGGCGCTGTGGTTCGCGTTCCTCTGGGGCGCCGGTGTGTCGATCGTGACGGCGCTGGTGTTCGACCTCGGCGTGCAGATCGTGGTCGCCACCAGCGGCGTGGCCCGTCCGGAAGGCGACTTCGCGGCGGCCGTCATCCAAGCCCCGCTCGTGGAGGAAGCCGCGAAGGGTTTCGGTATCCTGCTGCTGTTCTGGGTGATCCGCGGGCAGTTCAACGGGCCCATCGACGGGGTTGTCTACGCGGCCATGATCGCCGCCGGGTTCGCCTTCTCCGAGAACATCCAGTACTTCGGTGTGGCGATGCTCGACGGCGGCCTGAGCGACCTGGGCGTCACGTTCCTGCTGCGCGGGGTGATCTCCCCGTTCGCGCATGTCCTGTTCACCGCGTGCACGGGCCTGGCCATCGGGTTCGCCGCCCGCCGGGCGAGCGGGTCGCGTTATCTGGCCCTGGTCTTCCTCGGCTTCGCGGCGGCCGTGCTGCTGCACGCGATCTGGAACGGCGCGTTCTACTTCCTCACCGACGATGCCTCCCTGGTGGGCTACTACTTCCTCGTGCAGGTTCCGCTGTTCATCGGCGCGATCCTGGTGGTGGCCATGCTGCGCCGCCAGGAGGAGCGGCTCACGCTGCGGCGCCTCGGGGATTACGCCGCGGTCGGCTGGTTCACCGCGGCCGAGGTGGAGATGCTGGCCACCCCGCGGGGCCGTCGGCAGGCGCGCGCCTGGGCAGCCGCACAGCCGCAGGCCCGCCGGCTCGCGATGAACCGCTTCATCGTGGATGCGGCCCGGCTGGCCTCGGTGCGCCAGCGTCTGGTGAGCGCCGAAACGCTGGCGCACCGGCGGGCGACCGCACGGGCGATCCGCCAGGGGCCCGGCGCCGACACCGCCGAGGAGGCCCGGCTGCTCGGCCTGCTGATGCGGGACCGCGCCGAGGTGATCGGCTGA